A single region of the Pseudomonas mandelii genome encodes:
- the benC gene encoding benzoate 1,2-dioxygenase electron transfer component BenC encodes MTHSIAFNFEDGVTRFIDANVGETVADAAYRQGINIPLDCRDGACGTCKCFAEAGRYDLGEEYIEDALSADEAQQGFVLTCQMRVQSDCVVRVPTSSQVCRTQQASYDATISAVRQLSDSTIALSIKGEALSKLAFLPGQYVNLGVPGSEQTRAYSFSSLQRDGEVSFLIRNVPGGLMSSFLTGIAKAGDSMCLAGPLGSFYLRDIRRPLLLLAGGTGLAPFTAMLEKIAEQGSEHPLHLIYGVTNDFDLVEMDRLEAFAARIPNFSFSACVANPDSQHPLKGYVTQHIEPRHLNEGDVDIYLCGPPPMVEAVSQYIREQGVAPANFYYEKFAASAA; translated from the coding sequence ATGACTCATTCCATTGCATTCAATTTCGAAGACGGCGTCACCCGGTTCATCGACGCCAACGTGGGCGAAACCGTGGCCGATGCCGCGTACCGTCAAGGCATCAATATTCCGCTCGATTGCCGCGACGGCGCGTGCGGCACCTGCAAGTGTTTCGCCGAGGCCGGTCGTTATGACTTGGGCGAGGAATACATCGAAGACGCGCTCAGCGCCGATGAAGCGCAGCAGGGTTTTGTCCTGACCTGCCAGATGCGCGTGCAGAGCGATTGCGTGGTGCGCGTGCCGACTTCATCGCAGGTTTGCCGTACCCAGCAGGCCAGTTACGACGCCACCATCAGCGCCGTGCGGCAGTTGTCCGACAGCACCATCGCGCTGTCGATCAAGGGCGAAGCGCTGAGCAAACTGGCGTTTCTGCCGGGTCAGTATGTGAACCTGGGAGTTCCCGGTAGCGAGCAGACCCGCGCTTACTCCTTCAGCTCGTTGCAGCGTGACGGCGAAGTGAGTTTCCTGATCCGCAACGTGCCCGGCGGCTTGATGAGCAGCTTCCTCACCGGCATCGCCAAGGCCGGCGATAGCATGTGTCTGGCCGGGCCGTTGGGCAGCTTTTATCTGCGCGACATTCGCCGGCCGTTGTTGCTGCTGGCGGGTGGAACCGGTCTGGCGCCGTTCACCGCGATGCTGGAGAAAATAGCCGAGCAGGGCAGCGAGCATCCGCTGCATCTGATCTATGGCGTGACCAACGATTTTGACTTGGTGGAAATGGACCGGCTCGAAGCGTTTGCCGCGCGCATCCCGAATTTCAGCTTCAGTGCCTGCGTCGCCAACCCCGACAGCCAGCATCCGCTCAAAGGCTACGTGACCCAGCACATCGAGCCACGACATTTGAACGAGGGCGACGTCGACATCTACTTGTGCGGCCCGCCGCCGATGGTCGAAGCGGTCAGTCAGTACATTCGCGAGCAAGGCGTCGCGCCTGCGAACTTCTATTACGAGAAATTCGCTGCCAGCGCGGCTTGA
- a CDS encoding 1,6-dihydroxycyclohexa-2,4-diene-1-carboxylate dehydrogenase has protein sequence MNRFHEKVALITGAAQGIGRRVAERMAAEGARLILVDRSDLVFEVQQQLGQGSQVLALTADLEQYSECSRVMRTAVERFGRLDVLVNNVGGTIWAKPFEHYEEQQIEAEVRRSLFPTLWCCHAALPFMLEQGSGAIVNVSSIATRSINRVPYGAAKGGVNALTACLAFETAGRGVRVNATAPGGTEAPPRVIPRNSAEQSAEEKVWYQQLVGQTLDSSLMKRYGTLDEQAGAILFLASDEASYITGMVMPVGGGDQG, from the coding sequence ATGAACAGATTTCACGAAAAAGTCGCGCTGATCACCGGCGCGGCGCAAGGCATTGGTCGGCGGGTGGCGGAGCGCATGGCCGCTGAGGGTGCGCGATTGATTCTGGTTGATCGCTCGGACCTGGTGTTCGAGGTGCAGCAACAATTGGGGCAGGGCAGCCAGGTGCTTGCCCTGACCGCCGACCTTGAGCAATACAGCGAATGCAGCCGCGTGATGCGCACCGCCGTCGAGCGCTTTGGGCGTCTGGATGTGCTGGTCAACAACGTGGGCGGCACGATCTGGGCGAAGCCTTTCGAACACTACGAAGAGCAGCAGATCGAAGCCGAAGTCCGTCGTTCGTTGTTTCCGACCTTGTGGTGCTGCCACGCCGCGCTGCCGTTCATGCTTGAACAGGGCAGCGGCGCGATCGTCAATGTTTCGTCCATCGCCACCCGCAGCATCAATCGTGTGCCGTATGGCGCGGCGAAGGGCGGTGTCAATGCGCTGACTGCTTGCCTGGCGTTTGAAACCGCCGGTCGCGGAGTCCGGGTCAATGCCACCGCGCCCGGCGGCACCGAAGCACCGCCGCGGGTCATCCCGCGAAACAGCGCAGAGCAGAGCGCCGAAGAGAAAGTCTGGTATCAGCAACTTGTCGGCCAGACGCTCGACAGCAGTTTGATGAAGCGCTACGGCACGCTGGATGAGCAGGCTGGCGCTATTCTGTTTCTGGCCAGCGACGAGGCTTCGTACATCACCGGCATGGTCATGCCGGTGGGCGGCGGCGATCAGGGCTGA
- a CDS encoding NUDIX hydrolase: MKVRATVICEQDRHVLLVRKPRCRWTLPGGKVERGETTACAAMRELQEETGLGVDGLLYLMELETSSTRHHVFEASVLNSDEARPQNEIFDCMWFPLDSVQNLNTSDATLKIVKAFQRRL; this comes from the coding sequence ATGAAAGTACGGGCAACAGTCATTTGCGAGCAGGATCGGCATGTTCTCCTGGTGCGCAAACCCAGGTGTCGCTGGACCTTGCCCGGAGGAAAAGTCGAGCGCGGCGAAACCACTGCGTGCGCCGCCATGCGCGAACTCCAGGAAGAAACCGGGCTTGGAGTCGACGGCTTGTTGTACTTGATGGAACTGGAAACGAGCAGCACCCGCCACCATGTGTTCGAGGCGTCGGTCCTAAACTCGGACGAAGCCCGGCCCCAAAATGAAATCTTCGATTGCATGTGGTTTCCGCTGGACTCAGTCCAGAATCTGAACACAAGCGACGCCACGCTCAAGATCGTCAAAGCCTTCCAGCGTCGCTTGTAA
- a CDS encoding DUF6555 family protein, with protein MNRPRYFQITYGFNKTRHIFIQPDSHMSEADAWYYACLHSGIGLSYGDNHDQQDFDALRSHAQENGLRQVSWEELP; from the coding sequence ATGAACCGCCCTCGATATTTTCAAATCACGTATGGCTTCAACAAGACTCGGCATATTTTTATTCAACCCGACTCCCATATGTCTGAGGCAGACGCTTGGTACTACGCCTGCCTGCATTCGGGGATCGGGCTTTCGTATGGGGACAATCACGATCAGCAAGACTTTGATGCGCTACGAAGCCATGCACAGGAAAATGGCTTGAGGCAGGTGAGTTGGGAGGAGTTACCGTAA